From Pseudomonadota bacterium, a single genomic window includes:
- a CDS encoding TIGR04551 family protein, with translation MTLSPRGGYSAAAPDFEALGEDASPRAARGRSVATLEGSMRLLLGGLAVLLGTVCWIPGAATQGMMPQPRGGMGAPDPKAETKDGPAEAAPAEETAEEELPPLPAWPNVVKKRIEFFELDGYFRVRADLRHNLNLSQGDIRVGTPAATYAPYWMPLAERSETNRCALRRTRTVVGTGDTRDLPASDCPQRTLTGANLRLRLDPRLNVSESVRVFTQVDILDNLSLGSTPDNLSATGYAPAAPLAFMADSQAAPVAGQNSATAAIVVKRAWGEVDTPLGQLRFGRMPWHWGLGMMQNDGQCWDCNVGNNLDRIAFVTAPIAGHRIGLAYDFAASGPSSATVLAGRPAYAGRWGNGSVIDLEQLDDVDQLALMITRSTDEAERTDRLTRGQPVLDYGAYLLWRQQAFDYLAQSTDNSGTGTLDRTQDQLGAQLVERHAWSWTADGWARLAWRKLRLEAEAIFVGGKIENVSDDPNTISSRRLVQYGLVARSRYLFFGEKLKLDFELGSASGDDSELFDLNRRRQRVIDPNLRDASLNELRFNPDFLVDLILFREILGTVANATYLKPSLQFDFLGALGSRLDLIYSFANNPTAYPGNARSLGLEMDLDLYYQNVDDGFSAGVQYGLLIPFSALDRPASIYLSDAKDAGLAQTLRARMVIKF, from the coding sequence TTGACCCTATCTCCGCGCGGTGGCTATAGTGCCGCCGCCCCAGACTTCGAGGCGCTCGGCGAGGATGCTTCCCCGCGGGCGGCGCGAGGGCGATCGGTGGCGACGCTGGAGGGTTCGATGCGGCTACTGCTCGGCGGGCTCGCCGTGCTGCTCGGCACGGTTTGTTGGATACCGGGTGCGGCGACCCAGGGGATGATGCCGCAACCGCGCGGCGGCATGGGTGCGCCCGATCCCAAGGCCGAAACCAAGGATGGTCCGGCCGAGGCCGCGCCCGCGGAGGAAACAGCGGAGGAGGAGTTGCCTCCGCTGCCTGCCTGGCCCAACGTCGTCAAGAAGCGCATCGAGTTCTTCGAGCTCGATGGCTACTTCCGCGTGCGCGCCGACCTGCGCCATAACCTCAACCTCAGCCAAGGTGACATCCGCGTCGGCACCCCCGCGGCGACCTACGCGCCTTATTGGATGCCGCTCGCGGAGCGGTCGGAGACCAATCGCTGCGCGCTCCGGCGGACCAGGACGGTCGTCGGCACGGGCGACACGCGCGACCTCCCGGCGAGCGATTGCCCCCAGCGGACCCTCACCGGCGCCAATCTGCGCCTGCGCCTCGATCCGCGACTGAACGTCTCCGAGAGCGTGCGCGTCTTCACGCAGGTCGACATCCTCGACAATCTCTCGCTCGGCAGCACGCCCGACAACCTCAGCGCGACCGGCTATGCCCCCGCGGCGCCGCTGGCCTTCATGGCCGACTCCCAGGCCGCACCGGTCGCGGGACAGAACAGCGCGACGGCGGCGATCGTCGTCAAGCGTGCCTGGGGCGAGGTCGACACGCCTCTCGGCCAACTGCGTTTCGGCCGCATGCCCTGGCATTGGGGCCTTGGCATGATGCAGAACGACGGTCAGTGCTGGGACTGCAACGTCGGCAACAACCTCGACCGCATCGCCTTCGTCACCGCGCCGATCGCTGGACATCGCATCGGTCTGGCCTACGACTTCGCCGCCAGCGGGCCGAGCTCGGCGACAGTGTTGGCCGGCCGGCCGGCCTATGCGGGGCGCTGGGGCAACGGCTCGGTGATCGACCTCGAACAGCTCGACGACGTCGATCAGCTCGCCCTGATGATCACGCGCAGCACCGACGAAGCCGAGCGGACCGACCGCCTGACGCGCGGTCAGCCCGTGCTCGACTACGGCGCCTACCTGCTCTGGCGCCAGCAGGCCTTCGACTACCTCGCGCAATCGACCGACAACAGCGGCACGGGCACGCTCGACCGCACCCAGGACCAGCTCGGCGCTCAGCTCGTGGAACGCCACGCCTGGTCCTGGACGGCCGACGGCTGGGCCCGCCTGGCCTGGCGCAAGCTGCGGCTCGAGGCCGAGGCCATCTTCGTCGGTGGAAAGATCGAGAACGTCTCCGACGATCCGAACACGATCAGCTCGCGCCGCCTCGTGCAGTACGGCTTGGTCGCCCGCTCGCGCTACCTCTTCTTCGGCGAGAAGCTGAAGCTCGACTTCGAGCTCGGCAGCGCCTCCGGCGACGACAGCGAGCTCTTCGACCTCAATCGGCGCCGCCAGCGCGTCATCGACCCCAACCTGCGCGACGCTTCGCTCAATGAGCTGCGCTTCAATCCGGATTTCCTCGTCGACCTGATCCTCTTTCGCGAGATCCTCGGCACCGTCGCCAACGCGACCTATCTCAAGCCCTCGCTCCAGTTCGACTTCCTCGGGGCCTTGGGCAGTCGCCTCGACCTGATCTACAGCTTCGCCAACAACCCGACGGCCTACCCGGGCAACGCGCGCAGTCTGGGGCTTGAGATGGACCTCGACCTCTACTACCAGAACGTCGACGATGGCTTCAGCGCCGGGGTGCAGTACGGGCTCTTGATCCCCTTCAGTGCGCTCGACCGCCCGGCGAGCATCTACCTCAGCGACGCCAAGGACGCCGGTCTGGCGCAGACGCTGCGGGCGCGCATGGTCATCAAGTTTTGA
- a CDS encoding putative metal-binding motif-containing protein: MRGKLTADSSPARLAAAWRRALVGVALALGACGGETGLLFAITGDPMQTLEVGVGVERNGLYVRDSLVSGLRVEVSGRSLQARPYELLLRPPAGVEAPPPVRVLVLGWRAATAGGEVLASFGFSEPQRFVRGAVLRRALRLQGTPAQLQSSAGCQIAVIGARRLALAPSDNLDCDGVRRGDTPPDCNDGDQRVYPGAPELCDGRDTDCDGQPGPARVPCFARGDAGAETECRAGTRSCEGAEGEAPAGPCVADGTSPLVAQQYCDASEQCGITAEAQACIEQRVHPTRLTCTVQVTDTGVACPGAAHALIAPEGAMGCEWRIVDAGAFGVGLESPGTTSVAQCSTALVVPGNLTLPESGRVIVELHAEAQAGQVLELSLATQMVALCESAPLVCVTP; the protein is encoded by the coding sequence ATGCGTGGAAAGCTGACCGCCGACTCGTCGCCCGCGCGCCTGGCCGCCGCCTGGCGCCGCGCGCTGGTGGGCGTGGCGTTAGCGCTCGGCGCCTGCGGGGGAGAGACGGGGCTGCTCTTCGCGATCACCGGCGACCCGATGCAGACGCTGGAGGTTGGCGTCGGCGTCGAGCGCAACGGGCTCTATGTGCGCGACAGCCTCGTCTCCGGGCTGCGCGTCGAGGTCTCTGGCCGCTCGCTGCAGGCGCGCCCCTACGAGCTGCTGCTGCGCCCGCCTGCGGGGGTCGAGGCGCCGCCGCCCGTGCGTGTGCTCGTGCTCGGCTGGCGCGCCGCCACCGCCGGCGGCGAGGTGCTGGCGAGCTTCGGGTTCTCCGAGCCGCAGCGCTTCGTGCGCGGGGCTGTCCTGCGTCGCGCCTTGCGCCTGCAGGGGACGCCCGCGCAGCTCCAGAGCAGCGCCGGCTGCCAGATCGCGGTGATCGGCGCGCGCCGACTGGCCTTGGCCCCGTCCGACAATCTGGACTGTGATGGCGTGCGCCGTGGCGACACGCCGCCCGACTGCAACGATGGCGACCAGCGGGTCTACCCTGGGGCCCCAGAGCTCTGCGACGGCCGCGACACGGATTGCGATGGCCAGCCCGGACCGGCGCGCGTGCCCTGCTTCGCGCGCGGCGACGCGGGTGCAGAGACCGAGTGCCGAGCGGGAACACGGAGCTGCGAAGGCGCCGAGGGCGAAGCGCCGGCGGGGCCCTGCGTCGCGGACGGGACGAGCCCGCTGGTCGCGCAGCAATACTGCGATGCGTCCGAGCAATGCGGAATCACGGCCGAAGCGCAGGCCTGTATTGAGCAGCGTGTTCATCCCACGCGCCTGACTTGCACAGTGCAGGTTACGGATACGGGCGTGGCCTGCCCGGGCGCGGCCCACGCGTTGATCGCTCCCGAGGGCGCGATGGGCTGCGAGTGGCGCATCGTCGATGCGGGCGCCTTCGGCGTGGGGTTGGAGAGCCCGGGAACGACGAGCGTGGCGCAGTGCAGCACGGCGCTGGTCGTGCCCGGGAACCTGACCCTGCCGGAGAGCGGCCGGGTGATCGTGGAGCTGCACGCCGAGGCTCAGGCGGGTCAGGTGCTCGAGCTGAGCCTGGCCACGCAGATGGTGGCCCTCTGTGAGAGCGCGCCGCTGGTCTGCGTCACGCCCTAG
- a CDS encoding site-specific DNA-methyltransferase, with translation MYILRAPRSVERQPHFQSETGDFTLFHGDCREVLSELPAGSVDLIFADPPYFLSNGGVTCQSGKMVSVDKGAWDVSRGIEENHAFNREWLAACQRVLSPNGTIFVSGTRHVIFSVGFALQQLGFKVLNDIVWYKVTPPPNLSCRYFTHATETILWAARDSRSRHHFAYQRMKQDNGGKQMQSLWSILPPLKAEKRFGKHPTQKPLSLLERIVLAASDSGQLVVDPFSGSGTTGVAAARLGRRYLGVDLEPEYLELARSRYADLAGERATPAAGAPATERRGPARVLPR, from the coding sequence ATGTACATTCTCAGAGCACCTCGCAGCGTCGAGCGTCAGCCCCACTTTCAGAGCGAAACCGGCGATTTTACGCTCTTTCATGGTGATTGCCGTGAGGTGCTCAGTGAGCTGCCGGCGGGCAGCGTCGATCTGATCTTCGCCGACCCGCCCTATTTTCTCAGCAACGGTGGCGTGACCTGCCAATCGGGCAAGATGGTCAGCGTGGACAAGGGCGCCTGGGACGTCTCGCGCGGCATCGAGGAGAACCACGCCTTCAATCGTGAATGGCTGGCGGCCTGCCAGCGCGTCCTCTCACCCAACGGCACGATCTTCGTCTCCGGCACCCGTCACGTCATCTTCAGCGTCGGCTTCGCGCTGCAGCAGCTCGGCTTCAAGGTGCTCAACGACATCGTCTGGTACAAGGTCACACCGCCGCCCAACCTGAGCTGCCGCTACTTCACGCACGCGACTGAGACGATCCTTTGGGCCGCGCGCGACAGCCGCAGCCGCCACCACTTCGCCTATCAGCGGATGAAGCAGGACAACGGCGGCAAGCAGATGCAGAGCTTGTGGTCGATCCTGCCGCCGCTCAAGGCCGAGAAGCGCTTTGGCAAGCATCCGACGCAGAAGCCGCTCTCGCTGCTCGAGCGCATCGTGCTCGCCGCCAGCGATTCCGGCCAGCTGGTCGTCGATCCCTTCTCGGGCAGCGGCACCACCGGGGTTGCCGCTGCGCGCCTCGGCCGGCGCTACCTTGGCGTCGATCTCGAGCCCGAGTACCTCGAGCTGGCCCGCAGCCGCTACGCCGACCTCGCCGGCGAGCGTGCGACGCCCGCAGCGGGCGCGCCTGCCACCGAGCGCCGCGGCCCCGCCCGCGTGCTCCCACGCTGA
- a CDS encoding pyridoxal-dependent decarboxylase, exosortase A system-associated gives MTLDREAQAASQASAGPVWEGAQLAALAARHGTPLFLYDLDAALAQLARLVAGLPPAAAVFYAMKANANARVLELLRARVGGLDVSSIGEVRLACAVGYAPAAMSFAGPGKTDEALREALELGVGLISVESPGELQRLSAVARQLGRRAAITLRINPAQIPNAFMMKMGGQASQFGIAEEELEGPLRAALADPALELHGLHVYAGTQCLDAAAILENARATLTLAARVAGEHDFAPRVLNLGGGFGIPYFAGQQPLEVETLAPQLGELLTRAQAAERRFAATRFVLELGRFLIGPYGVYVARVVEVKTTRGKRFAILDGGMNHCFAATGNFGQLVKKNYAVSNLTHPEAAPQRQELVGPLCTPLDSLARAIELPRAEPGDLLAFHACGAYTFSASPLLFLGHDTPVELVQHGGVVAIGRRRLAATHFA, from the coding sequence ATGACGCTGGACCGTGAAGCTCAGGCAGCATCGCAGGCGTCGGCCGGCCCGGTGTGGGAGGGCGCGCAGCTGGCCGCATTGGCCGCCCGCCACGGCACGCCCCTCTTCCTCTATGACCTGGATGCAGCGCTGGCGCAGCTCGCGCGTCTGGTGGCAGGCCTTCCGCCGGCGGCCGCCGTGTTCTATGCGATGAAGGCCAATGCCAACGCGCGCGTGCTCGAGCTGCTTCGCGCTCGCGTGGGGGGCCTCGATGTTTCCTCGATCGGCGAGGTGCGCCTGGCGTGCGCGGTCGGCTATGCACCGGCGGCGATGAGCTTCGCGGGTCCGGGCAAGACCGACGAGGCGCTGCGCGAGGCCCTGGAGCTGGGCGTCGGGCTGATCAGCGTCGAGTCGCCGGGCGAGCTTCAGCGCCTGAGCGCCGTGGCCCGGCAGCTCGGTCGCCGCGCGGCGATCACCTTGCGGATCAACCCGGCGCAGATCCCGAACGCCTTCATGATGAAGATGGGCGGGCAGGCCTCGCAGTTCGGCATCGCCGAGGAGGAGCTGGAGGGGCCTCTGCGTGCGGCCCTGGCCGACCCTGCGCTCGAGCTGCACGGGCTGCACGTCTATGCCGGCACGCAATGCCTCGACGCCGCGGCGATCCTGGAGAACGCGCGCGCGACGCTGACGCTGGCGGCGCGCGTCGCGGGCGAGCACGATTTCGCGCCGCGCGTCCTCAACCTCGGCGGCGGCTTCGGCATCCCCTATTTCGCGGGGCAGCAGCCGCTGGAGGTCGAGACGCTGGCGCCCCAGCTCGGCGAGCTGCTGACCCGCGCGCAGGCCGCTGAGCGGCGCTTCGCCGCCACGCGCTTCGTGCTCGAGCTGGGCCGCTTTCTGATCGGCCCCTACGGCGTGTATGTGGCCCGCGTGGTCGAGGTCAAGACCACGCGCGGCAAGCGCTTCGCGATCCTCGACGGCGGGATGAACCACTGCTTCGCGGCCACCGGCAATTTTGGCCAGCTCGTGAAGAAGAACTACGCCGTCTCGAACCTGACGCATCCTGAGGCCGCGCCCCAGCGCCAGGAGCTGGTCGGCCCGCTCTGCACCCCGCTCGACTCGCTGGCCCGCGCGATCGAGCTGCCGCGAGCCGAGCCGGGCGATCTCTTGGCCTTTCACGCCTGCGGCGCCTACACCTTCTCGGCCAGCCCGCTGCTCTTCCTCGGGCACGACACGCCGGTGGAGTTGGTGCAGCACGGCGGCGTGGTGGCGATCGGCCGCCGGCGGCTGGCGGCGACGCACTTCGCCTGA